In Oxalobacteraceae bacterium OTU3CINTB1, the sequence GAGCCGCCGTATTGATCGGTGCGCTGATTCGACAGCGGCGACAGGAACTGGTGCAGCAGATAGCCGTGGGCGGCGTGCACCTCGACCATGTCCAGGCCCAGGCGGGCGGCGCGGCGCGCGGTCTGCGCGAACGCTTCGCGCACGCGCGCCAGGCCGGCGTCGTCCAGCGCCACGGGTGGACGGTCCGTGGCCGCGTACGGCACCGCGGACGGCGCCTCGGTGGTCCATCCGCCCGCGTCCGCCGTCACTTGCCCGCCGCCGTCCCACGGCGCGGCGCAGGACGCCTTGCGTCCGGCATGCCCGAGCTGCATGCCGACCGGCATGTCCGAGTGCCTGCGGACCGCCTGGAGAACGCGGGCCAGCGCCTGCTCGTTATCGTCGGAATACAAGCCCAGATCGGCCGGCGAAATGCGCGCCTCGGCCGAGACGGCGGTCGCTTCGAGGATCAGCAGGCCGGCGCCGGACAGCGCCAGATTGCCCAAATGAATCAGATGCCAGTCGGTGGCGCTGCCCTGCTCGGCCGAATACTGGCACATCGGCGCAATGACGATGCGGTTGGCCAGCTCCAGCGGCCCGATCTTGATAGGAGAAAAGAGTTTGCTCACGCCGTGCCCTTCGGTAGTGGAGAATCCCTCGATTATGTCATGACTGAAAATTTCATCTTCAACCGACCGAGCCGAACGACTTCCGGAACGCCGGCCTGAGAAGGGAAGCATCTTGTAGAATCGTGCAATCGGAAAGCGGGGCCCCACTCTCCGATTCAATGTTTTAAACCCCGGCGTTTAAGCCGCTTTCGCCGACGAGGCCGCGCGCGACTTGCGGCGCTTCATCCAGCCGATCATGCCCAGCCCGCCGAGCATCATCGCGTAGGTCGATGGCTCCGGCACGGCGCTGACGGAGATGTTGTCGACCGCGACGTCATAATCCGTGAAACCGTACATATAGCCGGGAACGTAGGTGGTGAAGACCAGCTCGTCGACGCTGGACAGCACGTCGGCGAAGCTGCGGCCCGGCGGCAGGCCGGGACCGGCGGCATCGTCGGAGGAGCCATAACCACCCCAGCCGGTCGGCAAAGCGGTCGATGTCGTATCACCGATAGTTACAGACAGGTGCTGCCAGCCCTTGGTGTAGTCGATGGCGCCCAGGTCGTACCAAACGCTGGTGTAAGGCATGCCCTGCGGAGTGTTGCCGTAGTCGCGCAGTTCGACAACCATGTTGCGCGAGACTTCCTGTCCAAAGTAACGGATCGAGTTGGCGATGACGTCGAGGCCGATGGTGACGCTACCAAGTTTGCCGTAATCGCCCAGGTAGGACTGGTTGGTACTGTTACTGAAGCTGATACCGAAGTTTTCCATCACGGTGTGCAAGGCCGGCGCGCCATTCCCCAGGTTGGGGTTGATGCCGGAACCGCCGTTGCCGTCCATCGGCTGCATGCCTTCCCACCCTTGTGCCCCATTGGAGAAATCGACGAACGAGGAGCTTGGGGCGGCCATCGCCAGGCCGCCGACCAGCGACAACGTCAATGCCATCATTGCTTTATTCAAAGTCATGAGTCTTCCTTTATCAGACAGTTAGAGAGATAGCGCTAACACCACACCCACTTTTCCGGTGACCGACGGTTGGCCGGACGCCGGGCTGGAAGCACGTCAGAATTAACGTTTTCTTAAGTGGGTGTGAGGTCGATTCTGTTGTTGGCGACCTCGACTGTCAAAGCTTGCACGAAACTATTTTGTAAGGGAAATGTAACCAAGTTTCTGTGAACATAAGTGACATTCCATAGAGAAACTGTAACAAAAAGTTTCAATAAGCGGTTAAAAGTATCTACTTAGCTATGAGGAAATATTTGCCGCGGCGAGCAAATTTGTCCGATTGGAAAAACTGAAAATGACACATTTTGTCGCTGACTGACTATCTTCAAGAATGTTTCTATTTCGCTACAATCTGGCTTAACGCTCTGCGCGGTGAATTTGGAGGATCAGGCAAGGTACAGAGACGATCCGATATGTTCGAGACGTGCCTGTTTCCGCATACTGACTCCATCGCATCTCAACCAAAAGGAGCAGAAAATGAATAACCCATCGAAAAAAGTCGTCCTCATCACCGGCGCCAGCAGCGGCATCGGCGAAGCGACCGCCAGGCATTTGGCGGCCCAGGGAATGCACGTGGTGCTGGGCGCGCGCCGCACCGATCGCCTGGAGGCATTGGCTGTCGAGATCGGCTCGGCGGGCGGCTTGGCCAGCGTGTGTGCGCTCGACGTGACCAATCAGGAAAGCATGCAGCGCTTTGTCGACGCCGCCGTCGACCGCCACGGCCGTGTCGATGTGATCATTAACAACGCCGGCGTGATGCCGCTGTCGAAGCTGGAGGCGCTCAAGGTCGACGAATGGAACCGCATGATCGACGTGAACATTCGCGGCGTGTTGCACGGCATCGCGGCCACCCTGCCGCTGATGCAGAAACAGCGCAGCGGCCAAATCATCAACCTGGCGTCGATCGGCGCCTACACGGTGAGCCCGACGGCGGCCGTCTACTGCGCCACCAAGTTCGCGGTGGCGGCGATTTCCGAGGGACTGCGGCAGGAGGTGGGCGGCGACATCCGCGTGACGGTGGTGTCGCCGGGCGTGGTGGAGTCCGAACTGGCCGAGTCGATCTCCGACGCCGGCGGGCGCGAGGAAATGCGCGCCTTCCGCCAGGTCTCGATCAAGCCGGAGGCGATCGCCCGCGCGATCCAGTTCGCCATCGACCAGCCGGCCGACGTCGACGTGAGCGAGATCATCGTGCGGCCGACGGCCAGCATGTTCTAAAGCCGGGCTGCTAGATCTTCAGCTGGTTGACGAACCATCTGCCGGCGGGGCCGGGCGGGAACTCCTTCATGTGCAGCGCGTGCATGGAGAAACCCGCCCCGACGGCGGGCTGGCCCTCCAGGCGGATCTCG encodes:
- a CDS encoding NADH:flavin oxidoreductase/NADH oxidase; this encodes MSKLFSPIKIGPLELANRIVIAPMCQYSAEQGSATDWHLIHLGNLALSGAGLLILEATAVSAEARISPADLGLYSDDNEQALARVLQAVRRHSDMPVGMQLGHAGRKASCAAPWDGGGQVTADAGGWTTEAPSAVPYAATDRPPVALDDAGLARVREAFAQTARRAARLGLDMVEVHAAHGYLLHQFLSPLSNQRTDQYGGSLENRMRFPLEVFDAVRAAFPADKPVGVRISATDWVEGGWDVEQSVAFSKALAARGSAYVHVSSGGLSAQQKIDVGPGYQLPFAQEIKRHVEVPVIGVGMITTPEQAETAIRDGSADLVALARGILYDPRWPWHAAATLGAQVKAPKQYWRSQPSAYKNLFATGK
- a CDS encoding SDR family oxidoreductase; this translates as MNNPSKKVVLITGASSGIGEATARHLAAQGMHVVLGARRTDRLEALAVEIGSAGGLASVCALDVTNQESMQRFVDAAVDRHGRVDVIINNAGVMPLSKLEALKVDEWNRMIDVNIRGVLHGIAATLPLMQKQRSGQIINLASIGAYTVSPTAAVYCATKFAVAAISEGLRQEVGGDIRVTVVSPGVVESELAESISDAGGREEMRAFRQVSIKPEAIARAIQFAIDQPADVDVSEIIVRPTASMF
- a CDS encoding PEPxxWA-CTERM sorting domain-containing protein encodes the protein MTLNKAMMALTLSLVGGLAMAAPSSSFVDFSNGAQGWEGMQPMDGNGGSGINPNLGNGAPALHTVMENFGISFSNSTNQSYLGDYGKLGSVTIGLDVIANSIRYFGQEVSRNMVVELRDYGNTPQGMPYTSVWYDLGAIDYTKGWQHLSVTIGDTTSTALPTGWGGYGSSDDAAGPGLPPGRSFADVLSSVDELVFTTYVPGYMYGFTDYDVAVDNISVSAVPEPSTYAMMLGGLGMIGWMKRRKSRAASSAKAA